A stretch of DNA from Hirundo rustica isolate bHirRus1 chromosome 1, bHirRus1.pri.v3, whole genome shotgun sequence:
TACAGTGTATTGAAACCAGTTGTAATTAAAGATGTTAGTTTGCCTTTTGTATGTATCTTGGCTTGCAGAGCCAATGTGAAGTGCTTCATACATCAAAAAGtaaattctgatttaatttttaatgaaagtttGTGTCTTGGGGGTTTTCATTATGTGGAAAACGTATGTCATAATGACTAATGTAAGAGAGTGCAGCTTCTTCCCTTGAGTTCTTATGGAGAATTTTGAAATAGTTATCGCACTTTGTATAAGAACTGAAAGGTACTGGTTTATCAATATTTTGTCAGTAGTGTTATGAAGAGCTTACTATAATattctttaaaagaattttaatctTGTTTAGGAATTAGCTTTGCCAGTGTTTAATCccataataaaaatgtaaaaaaagttACTACTTGCAGGATCTTTGGGCTGCTAACAGCTTAAATACGGTTTAAACTTGCAGTAATGCCTTTTGCTTACTGTTACACCATGATTTTGCTCCTGTCACGCTTCCAATTGTATGTGGTTGGCTGTGAGGATAATGCTCAAAATGAATGGCAGTGATCACTCATACGCTATTCTGAGCCAACATCTTGTTTAAAATACTTGCTTAAAAAATCAAGCAAGTAAAATAGTCACAAACCTGACCTATTGCATGTCTTTTTTCAGTCTGTGCCGACTTGATCAGAggtgcaaaggaaaaaaacctgaaggtGAAGGGACCTGTTCGCATGCCCACCAAGGTACTTGACACTTGTTTTCCTGTCTTAAAAGttagttttctttctgcaaCTGTGTgcttaaaatcatattttttaaaggacaaaAGGTGAGATGAAAAGCAGTGCTACTAAACTGAGGGTGTCCTATTATAAAAAGATGATTTCGCAAATTGCTTTTGACATCTAGGGTAACTGTTAAATGCAAAACATGTTGAATGTGGAAGGGGCTTTTCtgttcaatttattttaataatgaactcattttttaaattaaattaaatatgtaGGGAAGGAGTGTTAACATCAGTAGACCGTAACTTAATAGGTAACTAATAGTGTAGATACCATTCAGTATTTGTAGGTGATCATCTCTTTATGTGATTGTAGATTACTCCTCTCAGTGCATTAGCTAAATACCTCGTGCTTGACTTTTCAGACCCTGCGGATCACTACCAGGAAGACGCCTTGTGGTGAGGGTTCCAAGACCTGGGATCGCTTCCAAATGCGTATCCATAAGCGGCTCATTGACTTGCACAGCCCTTCCGAGATCGTGAAGCAGATCACTTCCATCAGCATCGAACCAGGCGTAGAAGTTGAAGTTACTATTGCCGATGCCTAAACGATGGCCATCGTTGAATAAAGTTGATTTACAAATTTTCGtcacttgtttcttttctcatgtGTGCCAAGAGATAGCTCTGTGATGGTTTTTGTGAAGAAGGACAACAGAAACCACAGTCAGAATGCCGTGTGAGAGGACTGTATATTTAAGGAACAATATGCCAGCTGTAAATACCGGGAAAATTAAACTTGGGCATCCTGTTTCATTGGAGACTGGCAACTATATGGTTGTGCAGCccttaatgaaaaatatatttttaataatttaagggtttgattttcatttgtttgtttgaaatcTTAGTTTATACACAGACAAGTACCTGCATTAAAATTGATATTTAGGTAAAATTACCAAGTTTTCAATTCTTGGTTCGTGCTGTGCAAGACTGAACTAACACTTAGCTTatctggattttttcccccatgtgtGTCGCAATCAAAGGATCCTGGGGGTGCTAGTTATAAAACTTCATAATTTATGGTGAACACATTATATTTAGCAAGTTTATTCTTTTGACATACATATGGAGTCACAAAACTGAACTATGGAACTACCTAGTCTTTCCAGGTTTAGATTTCCATAGATGATATTAATGCTAAGAGTAAGTTTCATATGTGAGCAACAAATGAGCcatttttattgctgcttttaAGTTGCAAATAAAGGACCTGCGATTAATTctcaaaccaacaaaacaaaccccagttatagaaaacagttttgtttaaTCCATTAAGGATCAGGTTGCTGCTTCGGCTTCAAACATAGGAGAGAACTTGAACTCTTAATTAAAGCAAGCAGTGGTGGGTGGCTCCCTGCAAGCAGCTTCAGGTCCTGTCTGCTAAGACCTGAAACTGACCAAAGCTTGAGCTTACTCAGGAGGTCCCAGAGGCCttcattttccttaaatttaAGCCCTTTACAAGGATTCTGACCCTCTAGTTAGTAGGCTTGAGAGCTCTGCTAGAAGGGAAGTGAGTGAGTTAATGTGAACAGATTGTGTGAAGCCTACTTCCTCGAGAAACAACCATGTGAGCAGAGGGTAAAATACCCCCCAACACAAAATACTTGTGTCTTCCTTAAAGTCTGTTTCTGGTAATATGCCACAAATATAAGCAGCCTGGCAAATACTTCTagctatattttttaaattgttatatGATATGGATTGCTCCTTACAGGAATAAATGGGCAAACAAATGGCACATGGAGATTAAGTTGCACTCACTGACATAAGTCACTTGTACTCAAGTGATTTCCTTGTGATTAAGAGTAGCCCTGTGACTGAACGCACTTAGGAGGGATCTAGGCACGGCTGGCTGGGTTTGACACCATTTCTGCCTTTGGTTTTCCCTGCTGGTCAAAACTGTCGAGCAGTTTTGGTATCTGCGTACATCTGGCTGTACCTCTGACTTCCAGGGTGTCTCTTAAAACACACCTAAATGACCTGAAGTCTCACCGATCGTCTTTCAGCTGCGACACTTCAAGGACCAATTTCCCTGGTCATCTTTTCACTTGTCTCCAACTAAGCCATAAACTTTACCTTTGTATCTGGGTCCCGCACTGTGCAGAAATCCTGCTGCCCGCCTCCTGTGTGAACAGGCCGGCTCCCACAGGAGGGCTTTGCGTTTGTTACCGGGAGGGTCGGTCCCTAGCGTGTGGAAGGCGCTGGAGCGCGGGGCTCCTCCAGGCTCACCGCGCCTTCCCCGCCGCACGCCGTCCCTGACCTGCACACTCCTGGCCGTCGCGGCACCCGCACCTTTCGCGATTTTAACTCTTTTCTACTTCGCTTTCTACTTCTACACCGCGGCAGTGCCGGAACGGTTACGTAACACCGACGCTGACTTTATATAACTCGCTCGGATGGAAACATTTAGGTACCCGCGTATCccccgcccatcctcccccCTCCCgtcttcctctccctctgtcAGGCAGAACACCCCTCCTCCTCTGGCCGCCCGGCTGTCGGTTCAAACCTCTTCTTTACCGCCGCGCCTTATTAAGGACGATAAGCAAACCCTGCGTCTGCAGCACACACCGCTCCTGCCCACTCCGCTCCGTCCCGCTCCCCCcattcctccctctctccctcacGGGCCGGCGGCTCCACAGCCACGCGCTGTGCGACAGCGCCCCCTGCTGGGCGGAGGGAGATCCACCCGCGCCCGCTCCCCCGGGCTCGGCCAATCAGCTCCCGCCTCCCCCCGCTCTCGACCAATCAGCGCCCGCCTCTCCTCCCAAAATGCCCCTCCCTAGGCAGCCCGGCTGGCGGGTTCCTGCGCGCGCCAAGGTAGCGGCGCTCCCGGGCAgggggcgcggcgcggggctgggcgGGCTCGGGAGCGGCGCTGCCTCGGGAGCGGCGCTGCCTCGGGAGCGGCGCTGCCTCGGGAGCGGCGCTGCCTCGGGAGCGGCGCTGCCTCGGGAGCGGCGCTGCCTCGGGAGCGGCGCTGCCTCGGGAGCGGCGCTGCCTCGGGAGCGGCGCTGCCTCGGGAGCGGCGCTGCCTCGGGAGCGGCGCTGCCTCGGGAGCGGCGCTGCCTCGGGAGCGGCGCTGCCTCGGGAGCGGCGCTGCCTCGGGAGCGGCGCTGCCTCGGGAGCGGCGCTGCTCGTAGCCCGGGTGTCTGCGAGTGCTGAGCGTTccggggagcggccgcgggTGGATGAGGGCAGTGCCCGGCTGAGGCTGTTAGCGCGCTTTCCTTTCTGTGCTTCCTAGTGTAACCTGCCGGGtggtttttgtgatttttttttttttttttttaaggtggtACTCACCAAAGTTCTCTAGATAACCGTTTATATACGTGTGGCCCCATCTGTGTTATACTCagtatctattttttttccgttctctgagaaaatgattttttaaatttttttttcccctccctttccttACAAGTTCCATTGCAGAGAGCGATGGCTGATGAGGGGAAAGACTGTATCTCCACGGAAGCGTGTGATGTGTTGGACTCGGTTTCTTTTCTGAGTGTAGAGGGTAAACCTTCACCCTTGGAGTCAACAGTATTGCCTAATACAGAGGAACAGCAGGTGTGGATTGGTTTTACAAGGTGTCTTCTGGTGAtgctgggttgggtttttttgtggatttggggtttttttttaaagctttaataaatgtttctttggcaagagctgctgtgctcctcTGCCCCTGAGATGTTTGATTCTTCTGCTTATTTCTCGTTGCTTACACGCGGGTCATAGCCTGCACCAAATGCATGGCCAATGCCATGCAATGTGATGTGCTAAActttgagaaaaaaagtgaaggacTTCCGAAATTGCAATTTGCATGTAACGAGATTGTACTGATCTTTTTAACAAGCTGTAAAAATATATAGTACTCCTTGATGTGGAAGCTCATTGGGtgcttggaaataaaaatctataaTGCTCTGTTGTGCTTCAGCAGAAGATAATTACCCAACTATGCGATTTTAAAGGGATTGCGTTTCCTGGATGACTTTTCCTTCAGGTGACTTCATTTTGTCTGATTAGTGCTCGTCATGGCAGGTCCGTGGAGAACCCCAGTAAATTCATCTGGTGAATGAAACGTTGCCAAAGTAAAGCCTGAAGCTCCTTGAGAAAGGAAGGAGTGCCGAGATCCCTCTAAAATGCTCCCTGCTATTATCGCTGTACCTGGGTGGGGATATTGTATAGTGGTTGGGGGATGGAAAAGGCCATCCTGGACCCGAGCAGCTGAGAGCAGTAGCCTGGCTGGTACTGTGAGGAAGATGAGGGTCTGGTGCCTGGATGGTGGTAAGGAAGTGGTCTCTTGAGGCTAGGAATGCCTCAGTCGGTGCTAATTGAATGTGCTCCGCACAAAATGAAAGTGCAGTACTCTGTAGCAGCTGTTAGAGTAACACAGCTAGAATTCAGTACGGCGGGAGACCAGAAGGtggaagcactgcagtttgtgCCTGTGATAGCGTTctccttttaaaacaaagtacTGGCTTTGTCGTGAAAGAATGCtaaagggaggggagggggggggggggtgttttcaCAAAAAAAGGGTTACCTAAGGACAATAGAAGGTAAAGAAGCAAATTAAAGTTTAGAGTCTGAACTTgacatgaaaggaaaatgtgagaCATTAATATAAAATAGGAAGCACTGTATCAGGTATGTATGTATCAGGCTGCTATGATTTGGGGCAGTTCTGTTTAAAAAGTGGCAATTATAACTGTGTTTTGTGACTTTCTTCTTTCTAATGAATAGGTATATGAGCCTTTGAAAGTCTTCTTGAGAGTGAGGCCCTTTTCTATAGCAGAGCTTGAAAGCCATGATGCCCAGGTTTGTTGTAGAACtaagaaataatgtttttcttctcccccaaaCAACACATAATATTCTAAGAACTTTCTTTTGCATAATCCATATACTGCCCCCACGTGGAATTATTGGGCACCTGGATAgatgcaagattttttttttcactcccatgacttttaataatttatatgGTATAGACATGCACACCTGTAGCACTTCAAAATTCCACTGGgtgtgttatttaaaaattggTGTCAACTCTGTGTAGTGCTCAAAGATACAAAGGAGTTCCATGGGAGAGATGATGCAATTCTAGGCATAATTGGAGTATGTGACCCTTGAGTTTCTTTGAAATGCTTGAATGATCTCCTATCACCTCATCCTGGTGACTTTTTGCTCAGCCTGTCAAAAATCTTCTGTAACCTCTATGCTGTCAGATTCAGATGCTTCAGCATTTTACATGCACAGGTGTACAAACATTAAGAACTTCTCTTCCCCTTTGATCACTGATGCAAAGGACAAGGTCTCTGTTTCCTATCTCTCAGCTCTTGTCTTTGCTGGCACTCTGATTGAAGAGAGGTCAGCTTGAAGAGCTCTGAGAAGGATTTAATATTAGTTCTTATTTGCTTCttgtaatttgctttttaaaaattgttcttgCTTTTGATTTACCAGAATTGGGACCTTTGTATCATTTTCACTTGGATAATTCTTTTCCCTGCCTCACCTTCCCTTTGTCTTTGCTTGGTCAGCTCTTCTTGAATAGTGTGTACTTCCACAGTGCTTCCAGTTTGGTAAATTCCACAGTCTGAGCTGGCTCCAAGTGTAAATTGATTTGCAAAATCAAATTGTTTCATGAGTTGTTCAATGCTTTCCTCTTTGGAGTGAGACATTTCTtaaaagcagggaggaaaaaagtgaaCATTGAAGTTTGTACTAATTTTTTTGGTTATATGTAATTCGGGCTGAAATAGTTGAACTTCCAACCTATTAGCTGTATAATCTATTTTGCGTGGGATTAAGGCTTTTTTCTCAGCATCCAAAAACAGAGTGATTGAAACACcttcaacattttcagtgttttctacTTTCTTTACTATCATCTGAATCCATGAAGAAAATGCTTGGTAACAAATGGAAGAGCCCCACACAAATTAGGACAAAACAGTTAAGTAAACCTCACTTCCTAACTGTTAAATCAAACagatcaatttaattttttaggtCTTTTATTCCTTCTTGCCATGCATAATTTCCAGGAAAGCACCTTTGTTCCAAATAtaaatacaggagaaaaaaaaaaaaaagaaaaagtagacCCAAGACCTATTTCTTATAGTTGTAGGCTGATGCTTTAAACACTCAGCAGGTTAACCGATCAGTTGATGCTTATAGAGATAGTGATTTATGGAAGTAAAGCTTAGGAGCTCTGGGGGAAATTCTGTACTCCTGCCAGAGATTCTCCAGAGTCACTTGTAGGAAAGCAGGTAGTTGTGTTTTTTGGATATAAATGGTGTGTACAGTGCCAGAAATGGTCCAGCTCCTGCCAACTTA
This window harbors:
- the RPS20 gene encoding small ribosomal subunit protein uS10: MAFKDTGKAPVEQEVAIHRIRITLTSRNVKSLEKVCADLIRGAKEKNLKVKGPVRMPTKTLRITTRKTPCGEGSKTWDRFQMRIHKRLIDLHSPSEIVKQITSISIEPGVEVEVTIADA